GTTGTTTTTGAAGATTCTCGTGGATGATGGAGTGTTACTGGTCATTGAAGAAACTACAAAATCATATGCAAATGCAAAGACTATTACAGCTAGAAACTTCATAGTAAGATCACATTCCGATACCTATCCGAACCGTTTGTGAAATTCAAAtcttttgggctttgttttttttttggggcctAAATAATGAATGAGTAGGCTGAATTATGAAAGATTGATTCAAGGCTTCTGACCCAGAAAAGCAGCCCATTATATATCTttggcataaaaaataaaaataaaaataataaaaagagcaTTTGGTCTAGTAATGGATTATCGGACCCATCAAAATATTAAGGAAGAATAATCAGTCTAAAATGACCCTATAATTTcgttaatgatatttttttgttaaaggaaaaaataaagtaaGAAGTCTTATAATTTAGTGGCATGATTTGATCTCATTTATAAGGAGAATTCGAGTTAAATCCTCTACCTCTCTTATTGTAacatttgaatataaaaaaaaaaaaaaaatgtaaaaagagtaatttaatatttttcaagatTAAGTGAAATACTTGCATTATCGAAATACACATTTCTCAAAttgagaatttaaaataaaaacactcaaAAGAAGAATGCATTACAAGAAAACAATAATTTAGAactcaatattaaaaaaaatccactaacACATGTCAGCCACACTTTGTAAGTGttatcatcatttaaaaaaaaaaaaaaaacattttaagtGAAACAGGGGATTCTAACACtatgtttattaaaaatatttaagaaataCATTTTAGGGACATTTTGTCCTGTTAAAATATTCCAATCCAAAGTAGCTACAAATCATTTATATTCATGGACTAAATCTAACAACAATGACAATGTAATCTAGTGGGAGCAAAGGCAGGAATGTTTTGTACTTACTCGTGCTGCATAGACTAGTATCACTATTCGTTAGTATAATTGATAGTTGAgaataaaagatttgaactctaaatatATTCATTACCAAtagataggaaaaaaaaaaaaaaaaaaaaaacttcgtTTGTTAGCACATGATTTGGTTTGTTGGGCCTTCGTTTGTTATCGAAGTGTGTCTAGGCCCATCCCCAAACTCTCAGATATAATGTTGCTCGGCTCTGTAGGAGATGGACACGGATATGGGCCTATGTAAAATGTTCCCCTCCCCCTTATTAgctacttttgtttttttttcatcttccaTTCAGcataatttatattatcaaCAATTTTTTGTCAGACTCAGATAAATTACAGAGGTTGGTGTTATGTCATTGGTATTGATAATGCCAAAATCGTCAGTTGGGTCACTCGTCCAATCCGAAGCATTAGACGATCTTGTAAGACCTGCAAGatgaaagagagatagatcgaAAAGACCACTGGGTTGTGCCCGGTGGGGAAGCCTCcaatgcttaagttagtatcagcccatatattatgtatatagGTAGTGTTTTGTAGTATTTTGTACAAGTTTTTGACATACCTTAGCTAGCGAGACAAATTGTCCATTTTATAGGTGACTTAAGTAGCTGTTGTACATAAATTAGGGTAATTATTACCTTGATTGTAACATTCTTTGTCTTGATGAGAGTTTAAGACCTTTAATGGTCGTTATTGAATATGTTGAGTAGTTATCTTTGATGGCCTACTAATGATGCAAGGTCGTCCATATTAATGGACaaccttaatgatttttttggacTCATCAATTGCCTCCCATTCCCAAGTTTGATTTTGCTTTATGTTGGTCAGGCTTAGGGAATATTATTGACTTGTTTAGATTCAGGCCTCTTTATCTTCAACTACCTTCTTCTTAAAGAATGGTAGTATTTTTGTGACGACTTCTTAGTATCTGCCTTTTGAAGGTCTTTTTGGACTTTCGAAGGATCATAGCTTGATCTTGAAAGTGAGCTAATTTCTTTTGAAGATCATTTTTTGTCACTGCTGAAGAGCAGGCTAATTTCTTTGGACGACTATTTTTTATCACTATTAAAGAGCGAGGTGATTTCTTTGGACGACCATCTTTGATCACTTCgatgcttcttcttttattcattttctagtTATCACATTTGATATTCTTGATTTGCATGTGACTTGCGGTTGTGTAAGAATCCTTGTCTGCTTACACTCGTCTAAGGGTATTTAGTCACTTAGCCACTTTTAGGTGACTTACATCTAGTTACAGAGCTTCGTCATTTAGACTTCGTCAGCAATTTACATTGTTCTAGCGGAATCTTGTCATGacagaatcttatcacttagccattttttggtgacttacatccatttaaggaatcttgtcacttggGTTTCGTTAGTGATTTACATCTGTcctggcggaatcttatcacttagccattttttggtgacttacatacatttaaggaatcttgtcacttgggcttcgtcagtgatttacatccgccCTTgcagaatcttatcacttagccattttttggtaacttacatccatttaaggaatcttgtcacttagacttcgtcagtgatttacatttgtcttggcggaatcttatcacttaagAAATCTTGTCACTTGTTGCTGGAAAGATTCCTTGACGCTATGTCGTTTTAGACCTTTTTGAGGCCATGTTGATATTTACATTAATTAGCACATGCACTTGCCAAGACTTGGTtaaacaagaattttagaacaattcatatataaataataagttaccAATAGCCTAGGTGGacctttttcttatttccttgTAATCCTAGAGTGTTACCTCTTTTGTGATCTGTCTAGTAATGCATACAGTTTTGCATGAAACCTTACTAGGTGTAATTTTTATAGACAAATATAAAAGAGACAAAGATAAATGTGTTACCTTAAATAACGATATTATTTTGTCACATAGCCTGATCTTTTTATTGCTGGGATCTTCTTGAAAAGCTCTTCCCTTTTTAAGATGATGAGCTCTTctcttttcaagatttttttaagcTTAACATGATACTTCATGTTTAAGGCCTAGATCtcttttgcttcaattttttttgaaggcgTAAAAACTAGGCCACGTTTTTGCCCCTGTTCAAACGTGAAAAGTACAATTCTCGTTTGTTGACGACTAAAGGAATGGTCTATCACGATTggaacctcttttttttttttttttttttgggtgtgctTTGATGACTATGGTCATTGCTATTTGTAATAGCAAtttcctcttccttcttctttaatTGTACACTTAAGTCACTTCAATAGTGCTAACTGCATGACAATGTGCAATAACATGCTATACAAGACGAAGTGTATTCTATATGAATCATAGAGAAGTATAAAATTTGAAGCTATTGGATTATATGCTTCTTTAAACTGGTTTTTGTTAGGTGCTTGCACCGTATATGATTTTTAAAGCAATTTAagaagattttggtgagttgaTGGAGATAGTGAAAATTCATTGAGACTTAAATTCATGAGTATATTGTGAACATGATCATCTAGCATTTTAAGTTTAGGAAACTTAATAGAACTTCTCAAATTCATGATGATGAAACATATGCTACTAATAATATAGTCATATTGGTCGTGATAATTGTAacaattttattgcaatattttcaacatgttCCATATATGCATACTTGTAATGATCATGCAAGCTTGATATGCACTTAATTCTAATAAGATAATATTTGGCATGGCTaattaaagagaaagaaataaatgagtTACCTCGACAAGAAACCTTAAATCGCGATACTATTGTGTACGTACCTCGATCTTTTCATTGTTGTAGTCTTCTTGACAAGCTCTCCCTCTTTTAAGATCACTTTTGTTAAGCTTAACATGCTATTTCATGTTTGAGGCTTAGATCTCTTTTGCTTCGTTCTTTTGAAGGTACAAGTACTAGGACACTTTGTTCGTTCAAGGTTATATTTCCTTCCTTTAAGGACGAAGGTTATGTCATGTGCTTCTATTATTACATGCCTAATTAGTTATGCATATACTACAATTTAAAGATAGTACTTATGCTTGACATGTGATCTATTACCATACTTTCACattcaataaatatttaagCTAATGTTTTAACATCACGCCTCATATATTCCATTGTGTGAGCCATTATGTAATAGACATATATTAGTGTCAACAATTATAGACATATAGCAGTGCCATTATGAAAGAAATATTCGTGATGCTATGGAAAGAGTCTAGGCCTTTCCATGATTTTTGGCCTTTGTACAAAATTACCTTATAATAGTGTcaacaattatatatagatagagaTGTGGTGGTACGTTACTATCATGTCACATACCTCTAATCTTCTTTTTAGCAAGCTCTTCTTGATGCGTCCTCATCCTTAATCCTGTGGACTTGATAGTATATGTACAATCGAGATAGTCTAGTTGCTCTAGTCTAGTGGTTGTACTACATGTACTCTCTTTTGTGCAAAATGTTAGACTAGGAGCAACAATATCAATAAAGAAATtcacaattaattaaaaaaaattctaacttaAGGGCGATATATGTTGATGCATCTATGAAATAGCATAATATCCATTAGAGTGTTTACATAACACAAATATGTTTTGGAATTCCTTCTCAAAATTAAAGCAGCCAATATCATTTAGAAAGGTTTGGAATAGTGGGTCACGTTATTATTTGTGAATTAATAATCAATCATATGCTCATAGGATTTCTTCTAAAAGGGGTCTAATTTTTGACGAACTATAACATATGAGATATATATCAAAAGAAAACGATGTTTTGCACATGTAATTAATTAGTTGTGCACGAGCATATGCAAAATTCAGAGAAATAATTTAGCATGCCATGTTTCAATTTCAAAGGAAGCAAGAAGGATCTCAAGCCCAAAAATTATATCTGGCTCCATGCTTTTAGATACCCAAAATTGGGATCATGAAACTTGGAATGTCAATGAGCaacatttcttatttttaagcctataaggcaaatataaaatttgcaattttgcTTGAAACTTactttttaaggttttttttttttttttttttttttttgggcttttgatggaataataaaagagactatcttaaaattatttaagattGACGGTCAAAAATAGTTGTCATGTTATTTAGAGTAAATGTCTCATGCATATGTATGCTTATAATTCAATATGTTGCcctatttataaaaagaaaaccgTATAATCTATGGTTTTAATtcttggatttgggtttttaaaCTTGGAAGCAAAATAAGAATTGCCCCTCCTCTTTAATATTTGAAGCTATAATCTTGTACGGTAATAAATTTTTGCTTCATTTTCTCTAACGACTAAAAattgagatttattattttgggcAAAGCAATAATATTGGATTAGTGGATTTCGTTTTTCCTATTTTAGCAAGATGGGAAAGAAGAGCGGTGATAAATCATCTCCCCGGTTACTATGAGAAGAGGGCAAGCAAATTGCAGGTACAGAGCCGGGATGAAGGTAGCTCTCATAATGTGGGTCTCGTTCAGTCAGGCACTACAACTCCGGCGAACACAAAACCAACAGTGGCGGAAAAAGGGGAGGAGGAAAATCAAACCATGGAGGCAGTTACAGAAGTAATTGTGAAGCGAAGTTTGAGGGAGGAGACAGAAACGTTTGGGGCCATAAATGATAATCACTCAATGCCGAAAAATAAGGAAGTGATTATGACTAACGTAAGGTGCAATGATTCTGATTTCCTTTCCAAAAAGGATGAATTTGATATGGTCTTTAACCACTCCAGCTCAGCTAATTGATACGGAATTAATGAGGGCAATATTAGTGGGGAATAGCATTGAAGTGTCCAACATAAATGCTAATTCCATTAAGGCAGCAGAATTGGAATGCAACCAAACTTCTATGATACCAACCCTAGCCGCCTCCATGCAAAATCTTCACATATTTAACGTCCAAATTTAcgatatataattttggtaagatGGTAGATTTTTGgcttcatttttcttcaaaactcaaaattagtATCTTTAAATTTGGTAGAATAATGAAAGTTGAGAGCCCTTACCTTAAATGGCCCTTATACTTAAATATTGTAGCACTGAAAATTCGTAACCTCAAACGACAATCTTAACATAagcattattataaaataaggTGCATGAGAGGTAGGTGTTGGGTGTATTAACTGATGGGCCACTAGGTAGATATAAGCATTATGGAAACTCATTTACCATGTAAAGAAGATATCATAGTTTGTAACCGAAGTAAtatctcttgtttttttttttttttttttaatatttgcttTATATTAGTCAAAGGCTGGTTAATGATTCATTTCAAATGACATAAGAAACAATAACTTGAAATTGGTGAATATGATAAGCATGAAAGGCACATGGTGATATGTTGTGCTAGTGGATAACAAAAGGCTTGGCCGTGTGGGTCATCCACCATCTTATTATCACTTTAGCCTCATGAGTATGACACATGGGCTTAAGGATTGCCCCATCTTCTGATGGATGGCCTAGACTAGTTAACATGAGCAATTGAGTTATTAAATAACATACCAAGCACCAAGCGAGTCTGAAGAAAACCACGAAAATTTATCCCTTTTGCGTCCTCTCTTGTCTAGCCCCCTCCTTTACCATTTTGACACTCATAGTGACGTGAAATGTCCACGAGGTATGATTGAAGAAAATTTCAACTCAGATTGGGGGCAGCACGGAGAAGTGGGGCTCAAGGAGCCCGTTGTTGTTGTTACAGACGATgagtgagatttgtttttttgtttttttttggagtgtctGCGGTAGTGAGGCTTGTCTCGATCCGGCCAAAGATTTTTAAGGATAGCTGGTGGTGTTGTTGCGATGGCCATGAACATATCTATGGATCAGTTAATTGAGATCGTTCATTGGAGTGGCTGTGGTCACTTTTTTGTCTATTGACGTGGGGATATGCATTCTTTGTCGATGGTTTTGGGACGAGCTTAGCATTTTCAGTATCCATGGTCCTAGATTGAGCAAAGTAACATTTTTGTCTCAGGAAGAGCTGAATGGCTAGTCTCTTCCCCACAGACaacgccaaactgatgatgccaaaatcgtcAGTTGGGTCACTCATCCAATCCAAAGTATTAGACGATCTTGTAAGACTTGCAAGatgaaagagagatagatcgaAGAGACCATCGGGTTGTGCCCGGTGGGGgagcctccgatgcttaagttagtatcagcccatatattatgtatatagGTAGTGTTTTGTAGTATTTTGTACTAGTTTTTGACATACCTTAGCTAGTGAGATAAattgtcccttttataggtgacttaGATAGCTGTTGTATATAAATTAGGGTGATTATTACCTTGATTGTAACATTATTTGTCTTGATGAGAGTTTAAGACCTTTGATGGTCGTTATTGAATGTGTTGAGTGGTTATCTTTGATGGCCTACTAATGATGCAAGTATGGAcgaccttaatgatttttctggaCTCATCAGGTATTATATATGGTAGCTTGTATCCAGAATGATGTACAAGAGTTTtattcataacaaatttcatagcattataaattttaatattaagtattttttttttctagaaataaATGAGTAATGTAGTTGTTGTAAGAGAGCTCAAATAAATTGTTTGTagataaaaaaagtaaataatactgcattaatacttaaaaaactCTTAGTTAAAtagattatataaatttatttaacatGCATGTTGCTGTTGTAATcaaatttatgaattaaaacattttaaaaaaattaactcttattaatacaaattacaaattaaatagtATAAAGCTATTATAATCAAAAccatataattatttatagtattttttaggttatattatttattttgtactttaaaTATTTCGCAAAGGTCCTTATCATCATCTAGTGGAGGAAATATGATGGCATAGAAAACAAAGTTCATGAAGTTGAGGTCATTTTGATTACGTGGAGCCTATGATATggattgatttctatttgatGCCAATATTTTCCTTTCATCAAATgactagacatggcaaaatagGTAAGAGTTTTTTGACTCGACCCGACCTAACCTGAAAAATACCCAACTcgaacctaattttttttttacccgaaGCAAAAACGGGTAGACCCGTGACTCGACCCATGTTTTTTGTAGGTCAGCCCGATCCGACCCTCAACCCAACACAAACctaaaccatttaaaaaaaaatttgggtaaaaaaaaataaaattaaaattaagacaatattggtttaattgtttgttatgaattttaaggaaacaattgagacatttacataactgcatgcaaattaattaaaagacgaatggttgagcattctgtaataagtaaagatttttagatatcaaatagcaaagtacatgccaagataatttGGTTACAGTAGAattaaaaacatagatttaaaattgtagacatcTGTGAGAAACATTCATAAGTGTAAAAATAATGAAgtcaaagtatcaaattaatataaattataaatacttagacctattttttaacaatttatgttcaaaataaacagctttttaaaataaattatgatatttcctagagtgtgtgTTGCTTAACATTGATAtgtattcataaaagagaccatatataaataagtaaacaatcaaactttaatgtgtatcacaaattgaaataaagtgtcaatagattataaaattaattttcaagattgtaaatttcttatatgtttttatccTTTGTCAAATGAATTATCTAATaagttatttgtaattttgttttatattttgggatgttgatattgtgtagaaataaaacttgtgtatttgttttacttatctctgtgttattttgttttagatagcaatgttaggatttgtataattttaaaattattaaataagtttaactgagttccTTCTTGATttaagtggtgaattcaaagtaatgcattttacatcaagtaatttgttgcatgactttCCAAATGGAaaatacatgttgttttctttatattaaaatatatatatgaaaaatgacccatttttaacccacttaaaatgacccgtttttACCCGCAACTCGATTGACCCAACCCAAACTCAACCCGACCTGcctgttttgccatgtctacaaATGACGACAATGactttttgaaataattttgaaagtaCAAGTTAAGGACCACATATGTTAAGGTTGTTATAACTCAACTTCAATATGGTTGCGAGAGCAAACCTAGTCCTCACAAAGAGAAAATACATCCCCTATCTTGATGAACCCGTGAGcacaaaaaaagatatttttattGGGTGTGACTTGTGGGCCTAAACTTGTAATCATAGAGCTTCAAATTAAACCATATCATAGTAAAGTTTATTGAGGCAAATTTTCACAGAGGTGCCTAAGAGCTGAGCAGAGGTTCTGGTTGTTAACCTGAATGAGTCATTTGTGAAGGGTCGATGTACAGGAAGTTCGAAAGTTCCAAAGCTAGTTTGCAACGGTGAGTTCAACTATTGAGTGTATCTATTTAGTAACAAAGTTTGATTTGTGGTGTCACCCTTATAATGTGTTTTCCTTTGGAGACTGACTGTGATTAGTAACAAAGTTTAAGTCATAATGTAAAAGACTGACTGTgattaataactttttgtaatgTCCAATTGTCCATTACAATAAAACAACTTGATCAATTAATCCGCTTCATAGTTGTTTGGGGGTCtaaaacttcttcttctttttttttctttcttttaaaaaaaataataataataattcagtTATGAACTAAGAGACTAGCTCACAGCAGCCATACAAGTTGTCCACCAATAGAATGCCAAGATGAATGTACTTTATTTccacaagaaatatcaatttttttggcaatttgAACAAATTTGATAAACACTGATATCCTCGTGAATATAATAATAATCGATGACAGATAAACACTGTGAACAGTTAATTTATTTAGTCGtaataaataaatctaatttaactttattttatttctgtttctcAGGGGCAATGAtgacaaaaaagacaaaaaaagattATTGCAAGCAAACATGGCCCAAAATAAAATCAGTTTCCTGATTTTTCTCAACATAATTTTGCACGTTCTATGAAATGCTTCAATTGGTCGAGGTAATTTCtacctcaacaatttcattTGACGTACTTGCAGTAGCAATTTCAGATTGTCTCAGTATCTCAGAGTCATTAGTGATGCCATATCTCTCCCCCAAAATACTTATTGTATTGTACAATTCAAGCATTGTTGGCCTTTGAGCAGGTGAGGGCTTAAGACAAGTACATGCAATTCTGAGGATTTGAAAGACTTCACCATCAAATCCTTGGCCAATCAAAGATTTATCAATAACACTAGAGATGTCACAAGAACTTGTCAAAAGGTGAGTAAGCCAATCAACCAAACTCTCACACAAACTGTTTGGATAATTATCAATTTGAATGAGTTCATTCCCTGTAATTAACTCAAGAAGCAAAGCTCCAAAGTCATAAACATCCTTTTTGATAAAACCCAACTCCCAAACCCCATGGTCTACAAAAGAGCTATTGCTTGAGTCAGTCTCATTCGAATCCATGAACATTGCCCCTTCAAAAGTTGATATTTTTGCCCCTCCAAAATTTGATATCTTGGGCTCAGAATTGTTATCAAGTAAGATACAGTTTGAACTCAAGTTAAGATGGACTACTTGAAAATCGCACTTATGGTGAAGCCATGCTAAGCCTCTTGCTATCCCCATGGCAATTTTGATCCTCAAAGGCCATTCCAAGATCTTATCATTGCCTTCCCTTACATGTAGCCAATCATAAAGATTGCCATTCGATATATATTGGTACACTAGAAGCTTTTCCTTCCTGTCTCTGCAGAATCCCAAAAGGGGAACTATGTTATTGTGTCTCATTGTACCCAGTGCCAATAGCTCACATATGAATTGTTTTTCAAAGGATTGACAACCATGTAACCTCTTAACTGCAAGAAGTGAACCATTTGGAAGCATTCCTTTGTACATCACCCCAATCTTTCCCAACCCAAGGGCGTTGTTTGTGCTAAACTTGTTAGTTGCCTCACTGAGTTCTATAAAGTTCATTTTAGTAACCATTCCCTCCAACTGAGAAACTTGTAGATCAAATAATTTGCCACTGAATTTAGTACCAATTTGAAGTTACGACAAAATTTATCACATGAATGTTTCATTTAAGAGACTGTATGATTGcattattttgatcattgtTTCACTTATCAATTTGGTAAGTCTTgaacttcaaaaaaatatataaaaacaaagcaaacaatatatttctttgggggaaaaataaacaaaccccCTATGATACTCATGGGAAGTCCTAAAGTTTTAAGTGTGACACTTAACCCCATAAGGTTTTATTTTGTGTGTAAAATCTTACACATTCATGAAAACAAATCGTAAAAATGTTACACATTCATGATTACAACTTTccatattattttcatataaaacaGTACAAGTGTACAACATGAGGTTTTGTGTTCACCCAAAATCCCAAGGGACAAAAGTGTTACACTCAAAACCAGCAGGGAGTGAAGTGTTACACGATTTCATGTTTTGATGAAAAACCTCGTGgggttttgtatattttttcgAAAAAGTTGAAACATGGAATTGAAAtaagtttcttaattttagaagaGTGAGAGGGAGTACCTTTTTGCTTCCTTCTTGCAGGAGCCCTTTCGTTTGCAACTGAATAAATTGATCAGCTTCTTTATTCGCGTTCTTAGTACCCTTCTTTGACAGTGTCATCTTCTTAGCCGTTTTCTTGTGAATCATGAAGCCGCAtattgggagaaaaaaaaaaaaaccaataccaAAACTGTAGAAAACACATAGCCAGCTAGAAAACCACTTTTGAATGAAAATTCGAATCTCCATCTTGGACAGGGCTTCGAAGGCCTTCCACAAAGTTCTTCGTTGTTAGCAAAGCTCTCGGCTGTAATAAATTCACTGTCAAAGACAGAGACTGGCCCTGACAATTGATAGTTTGAAACATTGAGGCGTCTCAAATGATTGAGGTTGCTCATTTCGGGAGGGATTTCACCGGTGAGCTGGTTGTTGTCAAGttcaagaaaatttagaaaactgcAATTGCCGATACTCTTCGGGATTTCGCCAGAAAATTTGTTAGTGGAGAAGATGAGTGATATGACGGGAAAAACTCAGCTATGTCAAATGGAAGGGGTCCTGTAAGTTCATTACCGGAGAGGTCTATATAAGAAAATCAGAGAGCTAGGGAAGAGAGAGTAAAAGCTAGAGAGGAAagattgaaaaatgaaattctgTAATTGTATTGATTGACCCAAAAACTTATTgtacaatgtatatatatactacaaTTCACACGAGAGCACAACTGCTAAAACTAACGCCACATTATACGGATCCACTCTAACTACCTATCCAACCAATTCTAGTATTACACGTGTCCATATATACATCTTCTAATTAACTTAAACTAAACCACAAGTCGTATTCCAGAACTCAGACATCTCAGTCGTTTAGCAAGCTTCATATATATTCTTCCAATGCCCTGTTTCACTGCCCTGCCTGAGCTAATCCTTCAAACACCCTTCACTTCAATGCTTCCatctgtcttcttcttcttcttgttcttatTAGTGCTTTTATCTAAACTTTGACATTCCCCCTCAAGATGAGAAGTTGAACTATGTATGTTCACCACACTCATCTTGCCTAACAAGTATCTCAATTGTTGACTGTTGAGAGCTTTTGTAAGCAAATCAGCCAACTGAGAGTGCGAAGGAGTAAAGAGCAGCCTCACAACATTTTCTTGCACCCTATCTCTTACTACATGGTAGTCTACTTCTATGTGCTTGGTGCTCTCATAAAACACTAGGTTTTCCCCAATATAATTTGCAGCTTGGTTATCACAAAACAATATAGTAGGTTGAGGATGATGAATCTCTAAATCTTTCAACAATGCTAATAGCCAAGTCATTTCACAAACAGTAACAGCCATTGCCCTATACTTTGCTTCAGCAAAAGATCTAGACACTATGGACTGTTTCTTGGACTTCCATGATATGAGAGAATCATTCAAAAAGATGCAATAACATGTGGTTGATCTCCTGGTATCAATGCAAGAGGCCCAATTAGCATCTGTGTAGGCCTTCAAATGAAAATCAGATGCAGTTGATAGGAAAACACCTTGACCAGGACAACTTTTGATGTATTGTAGCACTTTATATGCAACATCTAAGTGAGGTTTCCTAGGTTTTGACATGAACTAACTTAGTTTATGAACATGATATGCAATATCTAGCCTAGTGATAGTCAGATAAAGCAATCTGCCCACCAACCTTTTGTACACTCCAAGATTAGCTAGCAATTTTCCTTGAAACTTGCTTAACTTCAAATTCTGCTCCATTGACACCTTGCTAGGCTTACAAGCTGACATTCCAGCATCCTTCAAGACTTCCAAAGCATATTTTCTTTGACACAAAGTGATACCTTTGTCCGATCTAGCTATCTCAAGTCCAAGAAAATACTTCAAGCCTCCAAGATCTTTAAGTTTGAAGTGCTGATCTAGAGAAGTCTTAAGCTCCTCCACTGCTTG
The Quercus lobata isolate SW786 chromosome 10, ValleyOak3.0 Primary Assembly, whole genome shotgun sequence DNA segment above includes these coding regions:
- the LOC115965189 gene encoding probably inactive leucine-rich repeat receptor-like protein kinase At5g48380, coding for MNFIELSEATNKFSTNNALGLGKIGVMYKGMLPNGSLLAVKRLHGCQSFEKQFICELLALGTMRHNNIVPLLGFCRDRKEKLLVYQYISNGNLYDWLHVREGNDKILEWPLRIKIAMGIARGLAWLHHKCDFQVVHLNLSSNCILLDNNSEPKISNFGGAKISTFEGAMFMDSNETDSSNSSFVDHGVWELGFIKKDVYDFGALLLELITGNELIQIDNYPNSLCESLVDWLTHLLTSSCDISSVIDKSLIGQGFDGEVFQILRIACTCLKPSPAQRPTMLELYNTISILGERYGITNDSEILRQSEIATASTSNEIVEVEITSTN